One genomic region from Nocardia vinacea encodes:
- a CDS encoding TIGR03619 family F420-dependent LLM class oxidoreductase: MRYGIVLFTSDRGITPADAAAAAEQAGFDAFYVPEHTHIPVVRAAAHPRTGDASLPDDRYLRTLDPWVALATAAAVTSRITLSTAVALPAEHHPITLAKTLASLDHLSGGRVSLGVGFGWNTDEMAHHGVPANKRRTVLREHLDAMRALWSEEEASFAGQFVNFGPSWSWPKPVQKRIPVILGAAGTEQSFTWLAKNADAWLTTPTEDGLGEKIELLHRVWREHEREGSPEIIALAGRHDAAQLARWAELGITEAVFGLPDREADDVRAYLTRLAGKLGLEAAR, encoded by the coding sequence GTGCGGTACGGAATTGTGTTGTTCACCAGTGACCGGGGCATTACGCCCGCCGATGCGGCCGCGGCCGCCGAACAAGCCGGATTCGACGCCTTCTATGTGCCCGAACACACCCATATCCCGGTGGTTCGGGCGGCGGCGCATCCGCGCACCGGGGATGCGAGCCTGCCCGACGATCGGTATCTGCGCACGCTGGACCCGTGGGTCGCGCTGGCCACCGCGGCGGCGGTTACCAGCCGGATCACGTTGTCCACCGCGGTCGCCCTGCCCGCCGAACACCATCCGATCACCCTGGCCAAAACCCTCGCCTCACTGGATCATCTGTCCGGTGGCCGGGTCAGCCTCGGCGTCGGTTTCGGTTGGAATACCGACGAAATGGCGCATCACGGGGTGCCCGCCAACAAGCGCAGGACGGTATTGCGTGAACATCTCGATGCCATGCGCGCGTTGTGGTCGGAGGAGGAAGCCAGCTTCGCGGGACAGTTCGTGAATTTCGGGCCCAGTTGGTCCTGGCCCAAGCCGGTGCAGAAGCGGATTCCGGTGATTCTCGGTGCGGCCGGGACCGAGCAGTCGTTCACCTGGCTGGCCAAGAATGCGGACGCCTGGCTCACCACCCCCACCGAGGACGGCCTCGGGGAGAAGATCGAACTGCTGCACCGGGTTTGGCGCGAGCACGAGCGCGAGGGCAGCCCGGAGATCATCGCGCTGGCCGGACGTCATGATGCGGCACAGCTCGCGCGGTGGGCCGAATTGGGTATCACCGAAGCGGTTTTCGGTCTGCCGGACCGCGAAGCCGATGACGTGCGCGCATACCTGACCCGCCTCGCCGGAAAGCTCGGTCTCGAAGCAGCCCGCTGA
- a CDS encoding vWA domain-containing protein, which yields MSRIIQGFTRLTAATAAGLIGLAVAALPAQAQQSPDNPQYAPTMLILDASGSMQRPDPVGTMMDAAKNAVRNFVGSAPADAKVGLTVYGTNTGNTEAEKISGCRDVRVLHKAETLDRSALTSAVDGIKASGWTPMGTALRQAAETLPKSGPRSIVLVSDGDDTCSPPEPCEVARELKKQGVDLVVHTIGFAVDAKARAQLTCMAQVTGGTYSDAADGPALERTLPRISSAALRNYKAVGIPITGAPTYGAAPVATPGQYLDTIGQREKRYWAVDVPAGATAYFSGTLSFPRLRDISPTDDLNSLQMRVYGADGEDCNVFEFEASTSSSDGAALTVAKAFDGATKERKGNSGSDKCKGGGRYYFQLTWEKVSAGVPERLPIELIVGIEPAVTDAGPVAVAPPTSFVEPSGAGTPVSGGSSFTVAGTLPGSGRYTDTLQPGEFVFYRVRLDWGQGLAYRVRFGANGGRGLDNLSSIRTTLYSPIREQIDSDFSSYTGTEGVLPTNNAIATVPIRYTNRKADQLESRREAVAGWYYIAVKLGSTFEQGENRPVSVQLDLTVTDTKESGPTYAGTIGDGVFGENSTGVKTPTSRTPGAAPAVAESRASESNSSTGLIAVAVIGVAIIGVAGVLVGLLVARRRRG from the coding sequence ATGTCGAGAATTATCCAGGGCTTTACCCGACTGACCGCGGCCACTGCTGCGGGTTTGATCGGACTCGCCGTGGCGGCGCTGCCCGCGCAGGCACAGCAGAGTCCGGACAACCCGCAGTACGCGCCGACCATGCTCATTCTGGACGCATCCGGCTCAATGCAGCGCCCCGATCCGGTAGGCACCATGATGGATGCCGCCAAGAATGCCGTGCGCAACTTCGTCGGCTCCGCACCCGCGGATGCCAAAGTAGGACTGACCGTTTACGGCACGAACACCGGAAATACCGAGGCGGAGAAGATATCCGGCTGCCGTGACGTCCGGGTCCTGCACAAAGCCGAAACCCTGGACCGGAGCGCACTGACCAGCGCGGTCGACGGGATCAAGGCCAGTGGTTGGACACCGATGGGCACCGCACTGCGCCAGGCAGCCGAGACACTGCCCAAATCGGGACCGCGCTCGATCGTCCTGGTCTCCGACGGCGACGACACCTGCTCCCCACCCGAACCCTGTGAGGTCGCCCGCGAATTGAAAAAGCAGGGGGTCGATCTCGTCGTGCACACCATCGGATTCGCCGTCGACGCCAAGGCCCGCGCGCAACTGACCTGCATGGCGCAGGTCACGGGCGGTACCTACAGCGACGCCGCCGACGGTCCTGCACTCGAACGGACGCTGCCGCGCATATCTTCGGCCGCGCTGCGCAATTACAAGGCCGTCGGCATCCCGATCACCGGCGCCCCGACCTACGGCGCCGCGCCGGTCGCCACCCCGGGCCAGTATCTGGACACCATCGGTCAGCGGGAAAAGCGTTACTGGGCAGTCGATGTCCCGGCGGGCGCAACCGCGTATTTCAGTGGCACCCTTTCCTTTCCGCGATTGCGTGATATCTCCCCGACCGACGATCTGAACTCGCTGCAAATGCGGGTCTACGGTGCGGATGGCGAGGACTGCAATGTCTTCGAATTCGAGGCCTCCACCAGTTCCAGCGACGGTGCCGCGCTCACCGTGGCCAAGGCCTTCGACGGCGCGACCAAGGAACGCAAGGGCAACAGCGGCTCCGACAAATGCAAGGGCGGCGGCCGCTACTACTTCCAATTGACCTGGGAGAAGGTATCCGCCGGTGTGCCGGAGCGACTTCCGATCGAACTGATCGTCGGTATCGAGCCCGCGGTGACCGACGCCGGTCCGGTCGCGGTCGCACCGCCGACGAGCTTCGTCGAACCCAGTGGTGCGGGCACGCCGGTATCCGGCGGCTCGTCGTTCACCGTGGCCGGTACCCTGCCGGGCAGCGGTCGCTACACCGATACGCTCCAGCCGGGTGAATTCGTGTTCTATCGCGTCAGATTGGACTGGGGTCAGGGCCTGGCGTATCGAGTTCGGTTCGGAGCCAATGGCGGTCGTGGACTCGACAACCTCTCCAGTATCCGGACCACTCTCTACAGCCCGATCCGCGAGCAGATCGATTCGGACTTCTCGTCCTATACCGGCACCGAGGGCGTACTGCCGACGAATAATGCGATAGCCACGGTGCCGATCCGGTACACCAACCGCAAGGCCGACCAGTTGGAGTCACGGCGGGAGGCGGTGGCCGGTTGGTATTACATCGCCGTCAAACTCGGCTCGACCTTCGAACAGGGCGAAAACCGCCCGGTGTCGGTGCAATTGGATCTCACCGTCACCGATACCAAGGAGAGCGGTCCGACATACGCGGGCACCATCGGCGATGGCGTTTTCGGTGAGAATTCGACCGGTGTGAAGACACCGACGAGCCGCACACCCGGTGCGGCCCCCGCGGTGGCGGAATCGAGGGCGTCCGAATCGAATTCGTCGACCGGCTTGATCGCGGTCGCCGTGATCGGCGTTGCGATCATCGGCGTGGCCGGTGTGCTGGTCGGATTGCTCGTGGCACGCAGGCGACGCGGTTAG
- a CDS encoding PucR family transcriptional regulator: protein MQQFVVRALFDDPAAVQEDDAIGALNCPQTIARALRLLGFAADLPVRVVAVRSQLPLDQVGSLVCPARPVKAAAIADVGVILATGLDPARFPAGVRAGIGPADRPDRSWREARTALHFASPRQPIVHYDDLGASALLAHVPRTVARDNADVAAITRIASTSEDLETLDVYCTTASLRRAAELLHLHHSSVSRRIDQIGRAMGIDLTDPTGLFRARLALATWRLLGD from the coding sequence GTGCAGCAGTTCGTCGTGCGTGCCCTGTTCGACGATCCGGCCGCCGTCCAGGAAGACGATGCGATCGGCGCGTTGAATTGTCCGCAAACGATCGCGCGGGCGTTGCGGCTCTTGGGCTTTGCCGCCGACCTGCCGGTGCGCGTCGTGGCCGTCCGCTCACAGCTTCCGCTCGACCAGGTCGGCAGCCTCGTTTGCCCGGCCCGCCCGGTGAAAGCGGCAGCTATTGCCGACGTCGGTGTCATCCTGGCGACCGGCCTCGACCCGGCGCGGTTTCCGGCAGGCGTCCGCGCCGGCATCGGCCCCGCCGACCGACCCGACCGGTCCTGGCGGGAAGCCCGCACCGCCCTGCACTTCGCCAGCCCACGCCAGCCGATCGTCCACTACGACGATTTGGGCGCGTCGGCCTTGCTCGCGCACGTGCCCCGGACCGTCGCGCGCGACAATGCCGATGTGGCCGCTATTACCCGAATAGCAAGCACCTCAGAGGATCTGGAGACGCTGGATGTCTACTGCACCACTGCCTCGCTGCGCCGGGCCGCCGAACTGCTCCACCTGCACCACAGCAGCGTCTCGCGCCGAATCGATCAGATCGGAAGGGCGATGGGCATCGACCTGACCGACCCGACCGGGCTGTTCCGGGCCAGACTCGCGCTCGCCACTTGGCGGCTCCTCGGCGACTGA
- a CDS encoding ABC transporter permease produces the protein MTTATVGGRHYATPAVRGSADFAGTAQLLRLFLRRDRIVLPLWVFAFGLLPAAYVSSAKAVYTTQADLEHAAKSVMESPALIAMYGPVFSTDLGSVGLWKAGPFYAMIAIATILTVIRHTRVEEESGRAELVGATSVGRYAGLTAAMIMTATGCLIVAILSSLALYGSDLPAAGSLAYGATLGGAGLAWAGVAAVAAQVSVGARVARGVAFGALGTAFALRAVGDAGNGVLSWFSPLGWCINMRPYADERWWVLIPLLTVAVVATVVAYVLLRQRDTGSGLLAERPGAPVAAPALSGPSGLAWRLQRGSLLAWSIGFVLYGSLMGGAINSVGDMLDNSKQVRDVITRMGGTDALQNSFITFALGMLAIAASAYSISAVLRLHEEESSQRAEATLAGSVSRERYALSHIGIALLGPVVLLFLAGTAVGVIYGISDGDLAGKLGDCLGAAAVQLPAVWVLTAITVAIYGLAPRYTPVAWGVLSTMIIIFVIGALDGLPQWVRDLVPFAHPPKLPGSSFEATPILWLLGIVTVLLGAGIVGFRRRDLR, from the coding sequence ATGACAACCGCAACCGTGGGCGGCAGGCATTACGCCACACCCGCCGTGCGCGGGTCGGCCGACTTCGCCGGTACCGCCCAATTGCTGCGACTGTTCCTGCGTCGCGACCGAATCGTATTGCCGCTGTGGGTATTCGCCTTCGGGCTGCTGCCCGCCGCCTATGTCAGCAGCGCCAAGGCCGTCTACACCACGCAGGCCGACCTCGAACATGCGGCGAAGTCGGTCATGGAAAGTCCGGCGCTCATTGCCATGTACGGGCCGGTCTTCAGCACCGATCTCGGTTCGGTCGGGCTGTGGAAGGCCGGGCCGTTCTACGCGATGATCGCGATCGCGACGATCCTCACCGTCATCCGGCACACCCGGGTCGAGGAGGAGTCCGGGCGCGCGGAGTTGGTCGGCGCCACCAGCGTCGGCCGCTACGCGGGGTTGACCGCCGCCATGATCATGACGGCGACCGGCTGTCTGATCGTCGCCATCTTGAGTTCTCTCGCGCTGTACGGCAGTGACCTGCCCGCCGCCGGTTCGCTGGCCTATGGCGCGACGCTCGGCGGCGCCGGTCTGGCCTGGGCCGGGGTCGCCGCCGTCGCGGCACAGGTGAGCGTGGGGGCGCGGGTCGCGCGCGGAGTGGCATTCGGTGCACTCGGCACCGCCTTCGCGCTGCGCGCGGTCGGCGACGCCGGAAACGGTGTGCTGTCGTGGTTCTCGCCGCTCGGCTGGTGTATCAATATGCGGCCATACGCCGATGAGCGCTGGTGGGTGCTCATTCCGCTGCTCACCGTCGCCGTTGTGGCCACCGTCGTCGCGTATGTACTACTGCGGCAACGTGATACCGGATCCGGCCTGCTCGCCGAGCGGCCCGGCGCACCGGTCGCTGCTCCCGCGCTTTCGGGTCCATCCGGACTGGCATGGCGACTGCAGCGCGGCTCGCTGCTGGCCTGGTCCATCGGCTTCGTGCTCTACGGATCGCTGATGGGCGGCGCCATCAACAGCGTCGGCGATATGCTCGACAACAGTAAGCAGGTCCGCGACGTGATCACCCGGATGGGCGGCACGGATGCGCTGCAGAATTCGTTCATCACCTTCGCCCTCGGCATGCTGGCCATCGCGGCCTCGGCCTACTCCATCTCGGCCGTACTGCGACTGCACGAGGAGGAGTCCAGCCAGCGCGCCGAGGCCACACTGGCCGGTTCGGTGAGCCGAGAACGCTACGCGCTCAGCCATATCGGCATCGCGCTGCTCGGACCGGTGGTGCTGTTGTTCCTCGCGGGTACGGCCGTCGGCGTCATCTACGGCATCTCGGATGGCGATCTGGCGGGCAAGCTCGGCGACTGCCTCGGCGCCGCGGCGGTGCAACTGCCCGCGGTGTGGGTACTCACCGCGATCACGGTGGCGATCTACGGGCTCGCGCCCCGCTACACGCCGGTCGCCTGGGGCGTGCTGAGCACGATGATCATCATCTTCGTCATCGGTGCGCTCGACGGACTCCCGCAGTGGGTCCGCGATCTGGTTCCCTTCGCGCATCCGCCGAAGCTGCCCGGCTCATCCTTCGAGGCCACGCCGATCCTGTGGCTGCTCGGGATCGTGACCGTGCTGCTCGGGGCCGGGATCGTGGGCTTCCGCCGCCGCGATCTGCGCTGA
- a CDS encoding ABC transporter ATP-binding protein, translated as MSDIIEVRDLHKNFGHFAALNGLNLAVREGEIHGFLGPNGAGKSTTIRILLGILRASSGDARLLGRDPWTDAVELHREIAYVPGDVTLWPSLSGGETIDLLARMRGEINPQRRAELIERFDLDPRKKARTYSKGNRQKVALISALASDVRLLLLDEPTSGLDPLMEQVFRECVEEANQRGTTVLLSSHILSEVEVLCDRVTIIRAGRTVESGSLSDMRHLSRTSITAELLGDPGDLSRIPGVEDIELDGSTLRCQVEGEHLGELIRVLGDTGVRSLTSAPPTLEELFMRHYHVDGATSEQATATMEKVGS; from the coding sequence ATGTCCGACATCATCGAAGTTCGCGACCTGCACAAGAACTTCGGTCACTTCGCCGCCCTGAACGGGCTGAATCTCGCTGTCCGCGAGGGCGAAATCCATGGCTTCCTCGGCCCGAACGGCGCGGGAAAGTCGACCACCATCCGCATCCTGCTGGGGATCCTGCGCGCCAGCTCCGGCGATGCCCGGCTACTCGGGCGCGACCCGTGGACCGATGCGGTCGAATTGCACCGCGAAATCGCTTACGTACCAGGCGATGTCACGCTATGGCCGTCGTTGTCCGGCGGTGAGACCATCGACCTGCTCGCCAGAATGCGCGGTGAAATCAATCCGCAGCGTCGCGCCGAATTGATCGAGCGGTTCGATCTGGATCCGCGCAAGAAGGCCCGCACCTACTCCAAGGGCAATCGGCAGAAGGTCGCATTGATCTCCGCGCTGGCCTCCGATGTGCGCCTGCTGCTGCTCGACGAACCGACCTCGGGCCTGGATCCCTTGATGGAGCAGGTATTTCGCGAATGCGTCGAGGAGGCCAACCAGCGCGGCACCACGGTGCTGCTGTCCAGCCACATCCTGTCCGAGGTAGAGGTGCTGTGCGACCGGGTGACCATCATCCGGGCCGGACGCACCGTCGAGAGCGGATCGCTGTCGGATATGCGACACCTCTCGCGGACCTCCATCACCGCCGAATTGCTCGGCGACCCAGGCGATCTCAGCCGGATCCCGGGTGTCGAGGATATCGAGCTCGACGGGTCGACGCTGCGCTGCCAGGTGGAGGGTGAACATCTCGGTGAGCTGATCCGGGTTCTCGGCGATACCGGTGTGCGCAGCCTCACCAGTGCGCCGCCGACGCTGGAGGAGCTGTTCATGCGGCACTACCACGTCGACGGCGCGACCTCGGAGCAGGCGACCGCGACCATGGAGAAGGTGGGATCATGA
- a CDS encoding TetR/AcrR family transcriptional regulator — MTPTPNSDLTTAARIRDIAIEVFGDNGFQVGVRAIAAAAGVSPGLVNHHFGSKDGLRAACDERVLELIRDQKWKTATETNVAKSMLDAMSEIEAYGPLVAYMVRSLQAGGPLAESLLEHMISDAEDYIQAGVEAGTLKPSRDPAARAKYLTMVNVGATVLYFTLLQQRGEKLDYRKLVRTLSEEFMLPAAELYTQGFLTDPTILDTLTKET, encoded by the coding sequence GTGACGCCGACCCCGAATTCGGATCTCACCACCGCCGCCCGCATTCGCGATATCGCGATCGAGGTGTTCGGTGACAACGGATTCCAGGTCGGAGTGCGCGCCATCGCCGCAGCGGCCGGTGTCTCCCCCGGACTGGTCAACCATCACTTCGGCTCCAAGGACGGCCTGCGGGCCGCCTGCGACGAGCGGGTGCTGGAGTTGATCCGCGACCAGAAGTGGAAGACCGCCACCGAGACGAACGTCGCGAAAAGCATGCTCGACGCGATGTCCGAGATCGAGGCTTACGGCCCGCTGGTCGCCTACATGGTGCGCAGCCTGCAGGCGGGCGGACCCTTGGCCGAATCATTGCTCGAGCACATGATCTCGGATGCCGAGGACTACATCCAGGCAGGCGTCGAGGCGGGCACCCTCAAGCCGAGCCGTGATCCGGCCGCGCGGGCCAAATATCTGACGATGGTCAATGTCGGCGCGACCGTTCTGTACTTCACCCTGCTGCAGCAACGCGGCGAAAAGCTGGATTACCGCAAGCTCGTTCGCACCTTGAGCGAGGAGTTCATGCTGCCCGCCGCGGAGCTCTACACCCAGGGATTCCTAACCGACCCAACGATTTTGGACACCCTTACCAAGGAGACCTGA
- a CDS encoding acyl-CoA dehydrogenase — protein sequence MADTENPSTSDHLRDALDGPWRAVRAEARVQLAGDQFTGDPYLDYHAARARVLEQMRAIASMGYAERGFRRENGGTGEPGEAVVGLEMLAYADLSLWVKSGVQWGLFGGAVENLGTERHRDVVKRLISLDLLGCFAMTESGHGSDVANLETTATYDPQSQEFVVHSPTPSARKDYIGGAAEHAGMAAVFAQLITEGTSQGVHCFLVPIRDEHGADLPGVTTYDDGLKGGLLGVDNGRIVFDQVRIPRENLLNRYADVAPDGTYSSDIENPSRRFFTTLGTLVRGRVSVGGAAAAGARVALSIATRYALKRRQFSDPDSGQETLLLDYRSHQRRLLPLIARSYALAFAQNDLVRRMHLVQTGQDLDPGAQRALEKRAAGLKVAQTGFATRAIQECREACGGAGYLTENRLVTLKADTDVFTTFEGDNVVLTQLVAKELLTAYSDEIRDLDALGWVRFAATMAGDVVRKRSGVRQLIQTLRDRSDDTVDDGDLSRRSVQLQLFADREDYLVRTAGYRLRARAKDTAPFEAFNNAQDHILAAGAAHIDRLILEAFIEGIAGIADPEARELAETVCDLYVYSLLEENQAWFIMHRFMSVERAKAVRRGVNELVDRLRPDALTLVEGMGVPESMLRAALLDDASVFDRISSRTTV from the coding sequence ATGGCTGACACCGAGAACCCCTCGACATCGGACCACCTCCGCGACGCACTCGATGGCCCATGGCGCGCGGTTCGCGCCGAGGCCAGGGTGCAACTGGCGGGAGATCAGTTCACCGGCGATCCCTATCTCGACTACCACGCGGCGCGGGCGCGGGTGCTCGAGCAGATGCGGGCGATCGCGTCGATGGGCTACGCCGAGCGTGGTTTCCGACGCGAGAACGGGGGCACGGGGGAGCCCGGTGAGGCGGTGGTCGGGTTGGAGATGTTGGCCTACGCCGATCTGTCGCTGTGGGTGAAATCAGGTGTGCAGTGGGGGTTGTTCGGCGGGGCAGTGGAGAACCTCGGGACCGAACGGCATCGCGATGTGGTCAAGCGGTTGATATCACTGGATCTGCTCGGCTGTTTCGCGATGACCGAATCCGGTCACGGCAGCGATGTCGCGAATCTGGAGACGACCGCGACCTACGATCCGCAGTCCCAGGAGTTCGTCGTCCATTCGCCGACACCGTCGGCTCGCAAGGACTACATCGGCGGTGCGGCCGAACACGCCGGGATGGCAGCGGTTTTCGCGCAGTTGATCACCGAGGGGACGAGCCAGGGCGTGCACTGCTTCCTGGTGCCGATCCGGGATGAACACGGCGCCGACCTGCCAGGTGTGACCACCTACGACGACGGCCTCAAGGGCGGCCTGCTCGGTGTCGACAACGGCCGCATCGTCTTCGATCAGGTCCGCATCCCTCGGGAGAACCTGCTCAACCGGTACGCCGACGTCGCGCCGGACGGCACCTACAGCTCGGATATCGAGAATCCCAGCCGCCGATTCTTCACCACGCTGGGCACCTTGGTGCGCGGGCGGGTCAGCGTCGGGGGTGCGGCCGCGGCCGGTGCGCGGGTGGCATTGAGCATTGCCACGCGATACGCACTGAAGCGCCGCCAATTCTCGGATCCGGACAGCGGCCAGGAGACCTTGCTGCTCGACTACCGCAGTCATCAGCGACGGCTGCTGCCCTTGATCGCCCGGTCGTATGCGCTGGCCTTCGCGCAGAATGATCTGGTCCGCCGTATGCATCTGGTGCAGACCGGTCAGGATCTCGATCCGGGCGCACAGCGCGCCCTGGAGAAGCGGGCCGCCGGACTCAAAGTCGCACAGACCGGATTCGCCACCCGTGCCATCCAGGAATGTCGCGAAGCCTGCGGCGGCGCAGGCTATCTCACCGAGAATCGGCTCGTCACACTGAAGGCCGATACCGATGTGTTCACCACCTTCGAGGGCGACAATGTCGTACTGACCCAGCTGGTGGCCAAGGAACTGCTTACCGCCTACTCCGATGAGATCCGCGATCTGGACGCGCTCGGCTGGGTGCGCTTCGCCGCCACCATGGCCGGTGATGTGGTTCGCAAGCGTTCCGGTGTGCGCCAACTGATCCAGACGCTGCGCGACCGCAGTGACGACACCGTAGACGACGGCGACCTGTCCCGCCGCTCGGTGCAGCTGCAGTTGTTCGCCGATCGCGAGGACTATCTGGTGCGCACCGCCGGATACCGGCTGCGGGCCCGTGCGAAGGACACCGCACCGTTCGAGGCGTTCAACAATGCGCAGGACCACATCCTCGCCGCGGGCGCCGCGCATATCGATCGACTGATTCTCGAGGCGTTCATCGAAGGTATTGCCGGAATTGCGGATCCGGAGGCGCGCGAACTCGCCGAGACCGTCTGCGATCTGTACGTCTACTCGCTACTCGAGGAGAACCAGGCGTGGTTCATCATGCACCGGTTCATGTCGGTGGAACGTGCGAAGGCCGTGCGTCGCGGTGTCAATGAACTGGTCGACCGGCTGCGCCCGGATGCGCTGACGCTGGTCGAGGGCATGGGTGTGCCGGAGAGCATGCTGCGTGCGGCACTGCTGGATGATGCGAGCGTGTTCGATCGGATCAGTAGTCGTACGACGGTGTAG